A single window of Synechococcus sp. CBW1004 DNA harbors:
- a CDS encoding SIMPL domain-containing protein (The SIMPL domain is named for its presence in mouse protein SIMPL (signalling molecule that associates with mouse pelle-like kinase). Bacterial member BP26, from Brucella, was shown to assemble into a channel-like structure, while YggE from E. coli has been associated with resistance to oxidative stress.), translating to MAVLSVGLIGATGVLVKGVRRANDTITVTGASTERIRSDHVDWTVDVFQSGGSQQASYQGLQPSVQRTMAFLRAEGVQEEELTLGALRSEREDVRDPRSGEIRSTTWTTTQPVLIGSDDVERIRAISGRIGELIGQGVPLRSQPPAYTYTKLAEKRVDMLAKATRDARSRARAIAAEAGAGVGAITNADTGIFQITAPNSTETSDSGSYDTSTIDKDITAVMAVTFRVE from the coding sequence ATGGCGGTGCTGAGCGTGGGCCTGATCGGCGCCACCGGGGTGCTGGTCAAGGGTGTCCGCCGCGCCAACGACACGATCACGGTCACCGGTGCCAGCACCGAACGCATCCGCAGCGACCACGTCGACTGGACGGTGGATGTGTTCCAGAGCGGTGGCAGCCAGCAGGCCTCGTACCAGGGCCTGCAGCCATCGGTGCAGCGCACCATGGCCTTCCTCAGGGCCGAGGGCGTCCAGGAGGAAGAACTCACCCTCGGGGCCCTGCGATCCGAACGGGAGGACGTGCGCGATCCCCGCAGCGGCGAGATCCGCTCCACGACCTGGACCACCACACAACCGGTGCTGATCGGCAGCGACGACGTGGAGCGCATCCGGGCGATCAGCGGCCGCATCGGGGAATTGATCGGCCAGGGGGTGCCGCTGAGGAGCCAGCCGCCCGCCTACACCTACACGAAACTCGCCGAGAAGCGGGTGGACATGCTGGCCAAGGCCACCCGCGATGCCCGCAGCCGTGCCCGCGCCATCGCCGCCGAAGCGGGAGCTGGTGTCGGAGCGATCACCAACGCCGATACCGGCATCTTTCAGATCACCGCCCCCAACTCCACCGAGACCAGCGACAGCGGCAGCTACGACACCAGCACGATCGACAAGGACATCACCGCCGTGATGGCGGTCACCTTCCGGGTGGAGTGA
- a CDS encoding HAD family phosphatase, protein MRCLRATAAGLALSLIAAAAPSPASVAQVAAPSPSAAPTAPPVAAAADPLPSWRGGRTKTALLRFVRRATLPTGPGAIPPQERLAVFDNDGTLWSEQPLYFPFQFCVDRIQAMAPVPAEWRRQEPYASALRGDVDALLAQGATALATLLPVCSAGMDTDAYAAEVRRWLATARHPRTGLPYTAMVFQPMLELLALLRSAGFRTVIVSGGDTEFMRPWSEVVYGIPPEQVIGTRLALAWTHAPGQAPRLLRLPAIEAVTDGPNKPIAIQQVLGRRPVAAFGNSDGDLQMLEWATAGTGPRLALLVHHNDARREWAYDRDSRVGRLAKALDRARERGWIVVDMARDWLQVYPHASPSP, encoded by the coding sequence ATGCGTTGTCTGCGCGCCACGGCGGCGGGCCTGGCCCTGAGCCTGATCGCCGCCGCCGCTCCCTCGCCTGCCTCGGTGGCTCAGGTCGCAGCGCCCTCTCCCTCCGCCGCGCCGACGGCTCCCCCTGTTGCTGCGGCTGCCGATCCCCTTCCCTCCTGGCGCGGGGGTCGCACCAAGACCGCCCTGCTGCGCTTCGTGCGGCGGGCGACCCTGCCGACGGGCCCCGGGGCGATCCCACCGCAGGAGCGCCTGGCCGTGTTCGACAACGACGGCACCCTCTGGAGTGAGCAGCCCCTGTATTTCCCCTTCCAGTTCTGCGTGGACAGGATCCAGGCCATGGCGCCTGTGCCTGCAGAGTGGCGCCGGCAGGAGCCCTACGCCTCGGCGTTGCGCGGTGATGTGGATGCCCTGCTGGCCCAGGGGGCGACGGCGCTGGCGACGCTGCTGCCGGTCTGCTCCGCCGGCATGGACACCGACGCCTACGCCGCCGAGGTGCGCCGCTGGCTGGCCACGGCCCGCCATCCGCGCACAGGGTTGCCGTACACGGCGATGGTGTTCCAGCCGATGCTGGAGCTGCTGGCCCTGCTGCGCTCAGCCGGTTTCCGCACGGTGATCGTCTCCGGTGGCGACACGGAGTTCATGCGGCCTTGGAGCGAGGTGGTGTACGGCATCCCGCCCGAGCAGGTGATCGGCACGAGGCTGGCGCTCGCCTGGACCCATGCACCTGGCCAGGCACCGCGCCTCCTGCGCCTGCCTGCGATCGAGGCGGTGACAGATGGGCCCAACAAGCCGATTGCGATTCAGCAGGTGCTCGGCCGCCGGCCCGTGGCGGCCTTCGGCAACTCCGACGGCGACCTGCAGATGCTCGAGTGGGCCACCGCCGGGACCGGCCCGCGCCTGGCTCTTCTGGTGCACCACAACGACGCCCGCCGGGAATGGGCCTATGACCGCGACAGCCGGGTTGGCCGGCTCGCCAAGGCGCTCGATCGGGCCCGCGAGCGGGGCTGGATCGTGGTGGACATGGCGCGGGACTGGCTGCAGGTGTACCCGCACGCGTCGCCGTCGCCCTGA
- a CDS encoding AAA family ATPase → MRLLSARIRDYRLHRDLTLDFDPHFTVIAGANQSGKSTLAEALHRALFLPAKTGGEVHKGMRSDPFRTEPEVELDFEAGGERWQLSKRFAATRGSVSLRDSGGRSLQGDEAEEKLAALIGTAAVDRTTAAARQLKDRWGHLWVWQGSASGNPLALSAQAYDHDRLVERLQAGSDLSVTSELDLAVLEDIQHRWSAIHTAGGANRQPQVRKGSPLQLARAASHQAQRDLEAIEALIARQREDEQAFQQASDILAQLGQALPLERQQRLALQERLARSGELEAQLTIQQPLLDEVIKNLAALVQDRDQLRQEGQRSEALTAAQAPALARLQELREQQPALESGLQQLEAQLQGQLQANTQATGEARAIEARLQRLRLRQEQQRIRGQLELLEQLRGQFRQRSAELEALPEIDAAGVEHLRRLEASVQAARVRCESLSAGIEVIRAGQPLRLDGEALEIGGSRLLSQPAVLQVGTDVELRLLPGGGTSTVDASQALERARQALARDLEALKLPSLEAAAQAERRRSEVLAERQRLVEQARAQGDDARLRQRLAAIAQELQVLPPPQEADDLDETELADGERLQSRLASLEEALREARARRDQAQAAQQAQQSQLQKASQALEAQRRAVQALEQELREQQNQLLEARTRCDALLQRHGSEEQLHQAIALLEQRQGQLQTALSALRTELEALDPAGLRAEDQRLALRITELEQQERQVTEARIRAEERLQGDGQTDLQAEREQKQAELESHMQEQQRLEQEAGMLTLLRRLLEEEQNAMSSQYTAPMLSRIGRYLAHVFPQPPEVHLAYDARGGFQGLQWRRGDEAAFRFEDLSTGAREQFAAALRVSMAEVLAEAYDGSLPVLFDDAFANSDPERQRGVHRMLQQAAGQGLQVILLSCDADRCQEIDGARQIRLGA, encoded by the coding sequence ATGCGTCTGCTCTCCGCCCGCATCCGCGACTACCGCCTGCATCGCGACCTGACGCTGGACTTCGACCCGCACTTCACCGTGATCGCCGGAGCGAACCAGTCGGGCAAGAGCACCCTCGCGGAGGCCCTGCACCGAGCCCTGTTTCTGCCGGCGAAGACCGGTGGGGAGGTGCACAAGGGCATGCGCAGCGATCCCTTCCGCACCGAGCCGGAGGTGGAGCTGGATTTCGAGGCCGGCGGCGAACGCTGGCAGCTCTCCAAGCGCTTCGCCGCCACGCGCGGCAGCGTCTCGCTGCGCGACAGCGGCGGCCGCAGCCTGCAGGGCGATGAGGCCGAGGAGAAGCTGGCGGCCCTGATCGGTACCGCCGCAGTGGATCGCACGACGGCGGCGGCCAGGCAGCTCAAGGACCGCTGGGGCCATCTCTGGGTATGGCAGGGCTCCGCCAGCGGCAATCCTCTGGCCCTCAGCGCCCAGGCCTACGACCACGACCGGCTGGTGGAACGGCTGCAGGCCGGCTCCGATCTGAGCGTCACCTCCGAGCTGGATCTGGCCGTGCTGGAGGATATCCAGCACCGCTGGAGTGCGATCCACACCGCTGGCGGCGCCAACCGCCAGCCCCAGGTGCGCAAGGGATCCCCCCTGCAGCTGGCCCGGGCCGCCAGCCACCAGGCGCAGAGGGATCTGGAGGCAATCGAGGCGCTGATCGCCCGGCAACGCGAGGACGAGCAGGCGTTTCAGCAGGCCTCCGACATCCTGGCCCAACTCGGCCAGGCGCTGCCGCTGGAGCGCCAGCAGCGCCTGGCCCTGCAGGAACGGCTGGCCCGCAGCGGCGAGCTCGAAGCGCAGCTCACCATCCAGCAGCCGCTGCTGGATGAAGTGATCAAGAACCTGGCGGCCCTGGTGCAGGACCGGGACCAGCTGCGGCAGGAAGGACAGAGGTCCGAGGCGCTGACCGCGGCGCAGGCCCCGGCGCTGGCCAGGCTGCAGGAGCTGCGCGAGCAGCAACCGGCCCTGGAAAGCGGCCTGCAACAGCTGGAGGCCCAGCTCCAGGGCCAGCTGCAGGCCAACACCCAGGCCACCGGCGAAGCACGGGCGATCGAGGCCCGTCTGCAGCGACTGCGGCTGCGCCAGGAGCAGCAGCGGATCCGCGGTCAGCTGGAGCTGCTGGAGCAGCTGCGCGGGCAATTCCGGCAGCGCAGCGCTGAACTGGAGGCGCTGCCGGAGATCGACGCGGCCGGGGTGGAGCACCTGCGCCGGTTGGAGGCCTCGGTGCAGGCCGCCCGGGTGCGCTGCGAATCGCTGTCGGCAGGCATCGAGGTGATCCGCGCCGGCCAGCCGCTGCGGCTCGACGGCGAAGCGCTGGAGATCGGTGGCAGCCGCCTGCTCTCCCAACCGGCGGTGCTGCAGGTGGGCACCGATGTGGAGCTGCGCCTCCTCCCCGGGGGCGGCACCAGCACGGTCGATGCGTCCCAGGCTCTGGAGCGCGCCCGCCAGGCCCTGGCCAGGGATCTGGAGGCCCTGAAGCTGCCCAGCCTGGAAGCGGCCGCCCAGGCGGAACGGCGCCGCAGCGAGGTGCTGGCGGAACGGCAGAGGCTGGTGGAGCAGGCCCGCGCCCAGGGCGACGACGCCCGACTGCGCCAGCGGCTGGCCGCGATCGCTCAGGAGCTGCAGGTGCTGCCACCGCCGCAGGAGGCCGACGACCTCGACGAGACGGAGCTGGCCGACGGTGAGAGGCTGCAGAGCCGCCTCGCGTCACTTGAGGAAGCCCTGCGCGAGGCGCGCGCTCGCCGCGATCAGGCCCAGGCGGCGCAGCAGGCACAGCAGAGTCAACTGCAGAAAGCCAGCCAGGCTCTGGAGGCCCAGCGCAGGGCGGTCCAGGCGCTGGAGCAGGAGCTGCGCGAACAGCAGAACCAGCTGCTGGAGGCCCGCACCCGCTGCGACGCGCTGCTTCAGCGGCATGGCTCCGAGGAGCAGCTGCACCAGGCGATCGCCCTGCTGGAGCAGCGACAGGGGCAGTTACAGACGGCGCTCAGTGCCCTTCGCACGGAACTTGAGGCCCTCGATCCGGCGGGCCTCAGGGCCGAGGATCAGCGCCTGGCCCTGCGGATCACCGAGCTGGAGCAACAGGAGCGGCAGGTCACCGAGGCGCGCATCCGCGCCGAGGAACGCCTGCAGGGCGATGGCCAGACCGATCTGCAGGCGGAGCGGGAGCAGAAGCAGGCCGAGCTCGAATCGCACATGCAGGAGCAGCAGCGGCTGGAGCAGGAGGCCGGCATGCTGACGCTCCTGCGGCGCCTGCTGGAGGAGGAGCAGAACGCCATGAGCAGCCAGTACACGGCACCGATGCTCAGCCGCATCGGCCGCTACCTGGCCCACGTGTTCCCGCAGCCACCGGAGGTGCACCTGGCCTATGACGCCAGGGGTGGCTTCCAGGGCCTGCAGTGGCGCCGTGGCGATGAGGCGGCCTTCCGGTTCGAGGACCTGAGCACCGGAGCGCGCGAGCAGTTCGCGGCGGCGTTGCGGGTCTCGATGGCTGAAGTGCTGGCCGAGGCCTACGACGGCAGCCTGCCGGTGCTGTTCGACGACGCCTTCGCCAACTCCGACCCGGAACGCCAGCGGGGTGTGCATCGCATGCTGCAGCAGGCGGCCGGGCAGGGTCTGCAGGTGATCCTGCTCAGCTGCGATGCCGACCGCTGCCAGGAGATCGACGGGGCCCGCCAGATCCGGCTGGGAGCGTGA
- a CDS encoding type II CAAX prenyl endopeptidase Rce1 family protein, with protein MTCVQRVVLALVLACGLLLSGLAWLPSAASPPSVGTPTQPLPVSSEALALQSPWSRPESYPLSLRPRADLYRPSAEWLGRLILPTPEELAGPVAPREDWVWIELEQAPADAQDWVGRRLRLLWAEDPALQRLVRAVTTDIRFGEAARRLAARGDVVPSRLDGRGQVGPLQSLAGARPADDLTVLLEGVQRRGDQVRIARPPVQISGRWQALVRFEGRANDSQTDGLWWVRHYDRRSGRFDGPRETIRVPLLPPDRFGRRMFDPSGLERSEANREGWWIQGAPAADGVFTAQALEPRALLTPRPRQQIRGTEASLSGLLRSSWSPPQLIRGTLASTALLPDGAAPLQWQPGDRALLMHLFGGIGGADGEPVSGWTVTGHFAFGEARVVEDPFSGQPRLQIRYHQIYANNPNGIVAGSQDWSAYGGNLQRGWLGTRPFSDALIPLGPQVLDAIALQAELLAARYRSGDGRGVALVTAATSCVQDSAQALWIALQQLQQQGPGQAEVSLVDPPARQAVVPASAAERERLRRLGQALDHLLTPFGRVRADWVHNSRLVLAGERGTFQASQKPLDVLLSWRSLLPRGAHDSLAAELLRAGLPLQLLRTNQIPGADPRLEPVAPTILLGQLPVAGTLVARLGDALFPPPQAAGIAWPLLLLAVYAPLALWLGRRDGLLPRTWSWPPLPRLLRRGVATALMPAFGEELLFRGLLLPHPLAGLTPLQVGPWIALSTGLFVLYHPLAGRLWYPQGRLLFDDPRFLLQCSLLGLVCALAYSITGSLWWAVLIHWLAVLLWLEPLQGRRLLGDIRAPDR; from the coding sequence TTGACCTGCGTCCAGCGAGTCGTTCTGGCGCTCGTCCTGGCCTGCGGTCTGCTGCTGAGCGGGCTGGCCTGGCTGCCATCGGCCGCCTCGCCTCCGTCCGTGGGCACCCCCACCCAGCCGCTGCCCGTGAGCAGCGAGGCCCTGGCGCTGCAGTCCCCCTGGAGTCGGCCAGAGAGCTATCCGCTCAGCCTGAGGCCCCGCGCTGATCTTTACCGCCCCAGTGCCGAGTGGCTCGGCCGGCTGATTCTCCCGACCCCGGAGGAGCTGGCCGGCCCTGTGGCCCCGCGCGAGGACTGGGTGTGGATCGAGCTGGAGCAGGCCCCGGCCGATGCCCAGGACTGGGTCGGCCGGCGCCTGCGCCTGCTCTGGGCCGAGGATCCGGCGCTGCAACGCCTGGTGCGGGCCGTCACCACCGACATCCGTTTCGGAGAGGCCGCCCGCCGCTTGGCCGCTCGCGGCGATGTGGTGCCCAGCCGCCTCGACGGCCGCGGGCAGGTAGGGCCGCTGCAGTCGCTGGCGGGGGCCAGGCCCGCCGATGACCTCACGGTGCTTCTGGAGGGTGTGCAGCGCCGTGGCGACCAGGTGCGCATCGCCCGGCCTCCGGTGCAGATCAGCGGCCGCTGGCAGGCTCTGGTGCGCTTCGAGGGCCGTGCGAACGACAGCCAGACGGATGGTCTGTGGTGGGTGCGTCACTACGACCGCCGGAGCGGTCGTTTCGATGGTCCGCGCGAGACGATCCGCGTGCCGCTGCTGCCACCCGACCGCTTCGGCCGGAGGATGTTCGATCCCAGCGGCCTGGAGCGATCGGAGGCGAATCGCGAGGGCTGGTGGATCCAGGGAGCCCCCGCCGCTGACGGTGTGTTCACCGCTCAGGCGCTCGAGCCGCGCGCCCTGCTCACGCCCCGGCCCCGGCAGCAGATCCGCGGCACCGAGGCCAGCCTCTCTGGGCTGTTGCGCAGCAGCTGGAGTCCGCCGCAGCTGATCCGCGGCACCCTCGCCAGCACCGCCCTGCTGCCTGACGGGGCGGCCCCGCTGCAATGGCAGCCGGGCGATCGGGCCCTGCTGATGCATCTGTTCGGCGGCATCGGCGGCGCTGATGGCGAACCGGTCTCGGGCTGGACCGTCACCGGCCACTTCGCCTTCGGCGAGGCCCGCGTGGTGGAGGATCCGTTCAGCGGCCAGCCGCGCCTGCAGATCCGGTACCACCAGATCTATGCCAACAATCCCAACGGCATCGTCGCCGGCAGCCAGGACTGGAGTGCCTACGGCGGCAATCTGCAGCGCGGCTGGCTCGGCACGCGCCCCTTCTCCGATGCGCTGATCCCGCTCGGCCCGCAGGTGCTCGATGCCATCGCCCTGCAGGCGGAGCTGCTGGCGGCGCGCTACCGCAGCGGCGATGGCCGGGGGGTGGCGCTGGTGACCGCCGCCACCTCCTGCGTGCAGGATTCCGCCCAGGCCCTGTGGATCGCCCTGCAGCAGCTGCAGCAGCAGGGCCCTGGGCAGGCGGAGGTCTCGCTCGTGGATCCGCCTGCCCGGCAAGCCGTCGTGCCGGCCAGCGCGGCCGAGCGCGAGCGTCTGCGACGGCTGGGCCAGGCTCTCGACCATCTGCTCACCCCCTTCGGCCGGGTGCGCGCCGACTGGGTGCACAACAGCCGCCTGGTGCTGGCGGGCGAGCGCGGGACGTTCCAGGCCAGTCAGAAGCCTCTGGATGTGCTGCTCAGCTGGCGGTCGCTGCTGCCTCGCGGCGCCCACGACAGCCTCGCGGCCGAACTGCTCCGGGCCGGCCTGCCCCTGCAACTGCTGCGCACCAACCAGATCCCCGGCGCTGATCCCCGCCTGGAGCCCGTCGCACCCACCATCCTTCTGGGCCAGCTGCCGGTGGCCGGCACCCTGGTGGCCCGCCTCGGCGACGCCCTGTTCCCGCCACCGCAGGCCGCCGGCATCGCCTGGCCGCTGCTGCTCCTGGCGGTCTATGCGCCGCTGGCCCTGTGGCTCGGCCGGCGCGATGGTCTGCTGCCGCGCACCTGGAGCTGGCCGCCGCTGCCCCGCTTGCTCCGGCGCGGCGTGGCCACTGCGCTGATGCCCGCCTTCGGCGAGGAGCTGCTGTTCCGGGGGCTGCTGCTGCCCCATCCCCTGGCCGGGCTGACACCGCTGCAGGTGGGGCCCTGGATCGCGCTGAGCACCGGCCTGTTCGTGCTGTATCACCCCCTGGCGGGCCGCCTCTGGTATCCGCAGGGGCGCCTGCTGTTCGACGATCCGCGCTTCCTGCTCCAGTGCAGCCTGCTGGGCCTGGTCTGCGCCCTGGCTTACAGCATCACCGGCTCGCTGTGGTGGGCGGTGCTGATCCACTGGCTGGCGGTGCTGCTGTGGCTGGAGCCGCTGCAGGGGCGTCGGCTCCTGGGCGACATCCGTGCGCCCGACCGATGA
- a CDS encoding helix-turn-helix transcriptional regulator: MPLASSSASSAVPVDEARQLLKALAEPIRLQVIEALAGGERCVCDLTEDLGLAQSKLSFHLKVLKEAGLLADRQSGRWVYYSLRPESIERLRGWLAELAAHCMTSAQPCG, from the coding sequence GTGCCGCTTGCCTCCTCGTCGGCGTCGTCTGCCGTTCCGGTTGATGAGGCCCGTCAACTGCTCAAGGCCCTGGCCGAGCCGATCCGCCTGCAGGTGATCGAGGCTCTCGCCGGCGGTGAGCGCTGTGTCTGCGACCTCACGGAGGATCTGGGCCTGGCCCAGTCGAAGCTCTCCTTTCACCTCAAGGTGCTCAAGGAGGCGGGGCTGCTGGCGGATCGTCAGAGCGGCCGTTGGGTGTACTACAGTCTGAGGCCCGAGTCTATCGAACGCCTGCGGGGCTGGCTGGCCGAACTGGCGGCCCACTGCATGACATCAGCTCAACCCTGCGGCTGA
- a CDS encoding exonuclease SbcCD subunit D: MPPSPLRFLHTADWQLGKPFARVSDPDKRALLRQERLAAIGRIGSVAHQHGASFVLVAGDLFDTHQPTHADISAACSAIGAIELPVLVIPGNHDHGGAGSLWHERYFLQDCRQLAPNLTVLLERRPFELRQLGLAAGVLLPCPLLRKAEPVDPTAWLRTLDFSAWADQPRIVLGHGSIQGFGAEENDTDDENPPVPTNRIDLAALPAREIDYVALGDWHGLKQVGPCAWYSGCHEMDRFPRAADYRSGQVLVVEAHRGAAPDVTEVPTGGIQWHQLQHRFNSDDDLKQLEQRLRDRIGTRSNQDLLLLELDGSLSLAAAARLQELLQRLDARLIRLKRRDRTSVAPDAAELRQLIERACDPLVARVALRLQQLAALDDDQAELARMGLRELHRACVSR; the protein is encoded by the coding sequence ATGCCCCCCTCCCCGCTGCGCTTCCTCCATACCGCCGACTGGCAGCTGGGCAAGCCCTTCGCCCGCGTCAGCGATCCCGACAAGCGGGCGCTGCTGCGACAGGAGCGACTGGCGGCGATCGGTCGCATCGGGAGCGTGGCTCACCAGCACGGCGCCAGCTTCGTGCTGGTGGCAGGCGACCTCTTCGACACCCACCAGCCCACCCATGCCGACATTTCGGCCGCCTGCAGCGCCATCGGCGCCATCGAGCTGCCGGTGCTGGTGATCCCCGGCAACCATGACCATGGCGGTGCAGGAAGCCTCTGGCACGAGCGCTACTTCCTGCAGGACTGCCGCCAGCTGGCCCCCAACCTGACCGTGCTGCTGGAGCGCCGGCCCTTCGAGCTGCGCCAGCTGGGACTGGCCGCTGGGGTGCTGCTGCCCTGCCCGCTGCTGCGCAAGGCCGAACCGGTGGATCCCACCGCCTGGCTGCGCACTCTGGACTTCTCCGCCTGGGCTGATCAGCCGCGCATCGTGCTCGGCCATGGCTCGATCCAGGGCTTCGGGGCGGAGGAGAACGACACGGACGACGAGAACCCGCCGGTGCCCACCAACCGGATCGACCTGGCGGCGCTGCCGGCCCGGGAGATCGACTACGTCGCTCTGGGCGACTGGCATGGGCTCAAGCAGGTGGGCCCATGCGCCTGGTACAGCGGCTGCCATGAGATGGACCGCTTCCCACGAGCCGCCGACTACCGCTCCGGCCAGGTGCTGGTGGTGGAGGCCCACCGCGGCGCGGCGCCCGACGTCACGGAGGTGCCCACCGGCGGCATCCAGTGGCACCAGTTGCAGCACCGCTTCAACAGCGATGACGACCTGAAGCAGCTGGAGCAGCGACTGCGCGATCGCATCGGCACGCGCAGCAACCAGGACCTGCTGCTGCTGGAGCTTGACGGCAGTCTCAGCCTCGCTGCCGCCGCGCGCCTGCAGGAGCTGCTGCAGCGGCTGGACGCCCGCCTGATCCGCCTCAAGCGCCGCGATCGCACCAGCGTCGCCCCCGATGCCGCAGAGCTGCGCCAGCTCATCGAACGGGCGTGCGATCCACTCGTGGCCCGGGTGGCCCTGCGCCTGCAGCAGCTGGCAGCCCTGGACGACGACCAGGCCGAGCTGGCACGCATGGGCCTGCGTGAGCTGCACCGCGCCTGCGTCAGCCGCTGA